A genomic stretch from Flavobacterium nitratireducens includes:
- the surE gene encoding 5'/3'-nucleotidase SurE, with the protein MSQNNPLILITNDDGVTAPGIQALIAVMSEIGEIVVVAPDKPQSGMGHAITTNETLYLNKISTEKDTIAIYSCSGTPADCVKIATNEVVNRKPDLCVSGINHGSNSSINVIYSGTMSAAIEAGIEGIPAIGFSLLDFDWNANFEEIKPFIRKITLEVLANKLPKDVVLNVNFPKLKQEEIKGIKICRQAKAYWKENFHKRQTPQGRDYYWLSGEFINQDHGEDTDEWALKNGYISIVPVQFDLTAYHATQQLNTWNWKQ; encoded by the coding sequence ATGAGCCAAAATAACCCCCTAATATTAATTACTAATGACGATGGAGTGACTGCTCCAGGTATTCAAGCTTTAATTGCTGTCATGTCTGAAATTGGAGAAATTGTAGTGGTTGCACCAGATAAACCGCAAAGCGGAATGGGACATGCCATTACTACCAATGAAACCTTATATTTAAATAAAATTTCAACCGAAAAAGATACTATAGCCATTTACAGCTGCTCTGGTACACCTGCCGATTGTGTTAAAATTGCCACTAACGAAGTCGTAAATAGAAAACCTGATTTATGTGTTTCAGGAATTAATCATGGCTCAAATTCTTCTATCAACGTAATTTACTCTGGAACAATGAGTGCCGCAATCGAAGCTGGTATTGAAGGGATTCCTGCAATAGGCTTTTCGCTATTAGACTTTGATTGGAATGCAAATTTTGAAGAAATAAAGCCTTTTATTCGCAAAATCACTTTAGAAGTTCTAGCTAATAAATTACCAAAAGATGTGGTTTTGAATGTAAATTTCCCAAAACTAAAACAGGAGGAAATCAAAGGCATAAAAATTTGCCGACAAGCCAAAGCTTATTGGAAAGAAAATTTCCATAAAAGACAAACCCCTCAAGGTCGTGATTATTATTGGCTTTCTGGTGAATTCATAAACCAAGACCATGGCGAAGACACCGATGAATGGGCTTTAAAAAACGGTTATATTTCAATCGTACCCGTTCAGTTTGACCTCACAGCTTATCATGCTACCCAACAACTCAACACTTGGAATTGGAAACAATAA